The Daucus carota subsp. sativus chromosome 9, DH1 v3.0, whole genome shotgun sequence genome window below encodes:
- the LOC135149266 gene encoding uncharacterized protein LOC135149266 — protein MTEKGHSWLNLPKYTNDYIDGVKLFVKKAMANFATGTEIKCPCRKCENRLWWSADDVESHLICSGPSLSFVKWIYDVTLLADKIDNKDFEPNTGFGDNLDEMLNMTHGNMEPNANARKFYRLVDDGKQPLYPGCKNFSRLSFLVRLYHWKCLNGVTESAFGEILQLLKEAVPNINVPASFNSAKNMIKDLGLDYKKIHACPNDCILYWGENKNKDSCKTSGVSRWKGIVIRHSFNILSQSGILKIKRTKRQKVVQSSTGGPRTRGQAAKLVNKEAASEPLPTEKNDAPVLTAKEKLQALKSGPGSMLAYNQLREREKSQIEKEIPEGESGTQQMMAESGDTPGEASKRKRGKTKMNHVHNSNEKKIVTLNDKFQPVSCGGNNSIAELSNFLGTTLRQFVPLTCASWHAVPEKDLLWEYVKDKYIIPEEAKSWVFTTMSDQFRSHKSRIKRNYYTKYATDEERLENRPRDVSLEDWKILLAYWSDEKIKDTARKNIIARQKVKEPHTTGPRTFAQVIYNMQLERLDKLPIGIEDDEAEELLKISDADVYLKTRKRDKAREYKATKEEAEALDKRFKNVEQTLKTDGAEAANKLVHDKEHKPSYLIGRLIRKKEEKKQKAALGTTRTLSVPGHEYAKIRADIEKELDEKLEQKFQDMVKKLAEQNPGLKINLDDSDKSTEAEVEAESVGTDHE, from the exons ATGACAGAAAAAGGTCATTCTTGGTTGAATCTTCCCAAGTATACCAACGATTACATCGATGGAGTCAAATTGTTTGTGAAGAAAGCGATGGCCAATTTCGCTACTGGAACAGAAATAAAGTGTCCTTGTCGTAAGTGTGAAAATCGCTTGTGGTGGTCTGCCGACGATGTTGAGAGTCATCTGATCTGCAGTGGACCATCTTTGTCGTTCGTTAAGTGGATTTATGATGTTACGTTATTGGCAGACAAAATAGATAATAAGGATTTTGAACCAAATACCGGATTCGGAGATAATCTTGACgagatgttaaatatgacacaCGGCAATATGGAACCAAATGCCAATGCTAGAAAATTTTATCGACTTGTTGATGATGGAAAACAGCCCCTCTACCCTGGTTGCAAGAATTTCTCGCGATTAAGTTTTTTAGTTAGGCTGTACCATTGGAAGTGTCTAAACGGAGTAACTGAGTCTGCATTCGGAGAGATTCTACAGTTGTTAAAAGAGGCTGTTCCCAATATTAATGTGCCTGCCTCTTTTAATTCagctaaaaatatgataaaggaTCTAGGTCTTGACTACAAGAAAATACATGCATGTCCGAATGACTGCATCTTGTATTGGGGGgagaataaaaataaagattcttGCAAGACCTCTGGTGTTTCAAGGTGGAAAGGCATAGTTATAAGGCATAGTTTTAATATACTATCACAGTCCGGTATACTT AAAATTAAAAGGACCAAGAGGCAGAAAGTAGTTCAGAGCAGTACAGGGGGCCCAAGAACTCGTGGCCAAGCTGCTAAATTGGTGAATAAGGAAGCAGCTTCGGAGCCGCTTCCCACAGAG AAAAATGATGCACCTGTGCTTACTGCAAAAGAAAAGCTACAAGCTTTAAAATCTGGTCCTGGTTCCATGCTTGCTTATAATCAATTAAGAGAACGTGAGAAATCACAAATTGAGAAGGAGATCCCGGAGGGAGAGTCTGGAACGCAGCAAATGATGGCTGAATcag GAGATACCCCTGGTGAAGCTTCGAAAAGAAAGAGGGGCAAGACCAAAATGAACCATGTTCATAACagcaatgaaaaaaaaattgtcaccCTCAATGATAAATTTCAACCTGTGTCGTGTGGAGGGAACAATTCAATTGCTGAATTGAGCAACTTTTTGGGGACAACTCTTAGGCAATTTGTGCCTCTTACTTGTGCTAGTTGGCATGCAGTTCCCGAAAAGGACCTGCTGTGGGAGTATGTCAAg GACAAGTATATTATTCCGGAAGAGGCTAAATCATGGGTTTTTACAACCATGAGTGATCAGTTTAGGAGCCACAAAAGCCGAATTAAGCGAAATTATTACACCAAGTATGCAACGGATGAGGAGAGGTTGGAGAATAGGCCGAGGGACGTTTCTCTTGAAGACTGGAAGATTCTCTTAGCTTATTGGAGTGACGAAAAAATTAAG GACACAGCAAGAAAGAATATCATTGCACGTCAAAAAGTGAAAGAGCCACATACCACTGGGCCCAGGACTTTCGCGCAAGTTATATACAACAtg CAACTCGAAAGACTTGATAAATTGCCCATTGGTATCGAGGATGATGAAGCGGAAGAGCTTTTAAAAATTTCTGATGCTGATGTCTATTTGAAGACACGTAAACGAGATAAGGCCCGCGAGTACAAGGCAACAAAGGAAGAAGCTGAAGCGCTTGACAAAAGATTT AAAAATGTCGAACAAACTCTAAAGACCGATGGTGCTGAGGCTGCTAATAAGTTGGTTCATGACAAAGAACACAAACCGTCTTACCTGATTGGAAGGCTTATTCGCAAGAAAGAGGAAAAGAAACAAAAGGCTGCTTTAGGAACAACACGTACATTATCGGTTCCAGGACATGAATATGCCAAAATCCGGGCTGATATTGAGAAAGAGCTGGATGAAAAACTTGAACAGAAGTTTCAAGACATGGTGAAAAAATTGGCAGAGCAGAATCCGGGTTTGAAGATCAACCTCGATGACTCCGACAAGTCGACAGAAGCAGAAGTAGAAGCTGAGTCTGTTGGGACTGATCATGAGTAG
- the LOC108200203 gene encoding probable nucleoredoxin 1-2: protein MQGGIHKRIGKGAADYQHLTLKQTLRFLDLFVQKGMRRSLGVLFRLRGTSSLITSPATANSSNMSRNIMSVPTYRFGENAAKYIEEARLKGEIPKSNCRNADQDPDNQFVQKGDTIDLNDLLFTKERDYLIKNNNQQVKAEQLEGRVIALYFLQLPHCNSDYNITKWDTTFVMDVYKDLRPYNNFEVVLVPVSGNSSFKFPSELHPVGQQHFDILFSDMPWTAIPFSDVASRELLQRIFGLSRRHITSHYMLAIVDPSGKILQCDAWNLLFEFGASSYPFSDEKIESLREEDVAIIKQPSLRKLLASPQRDYVISNKGDRVPICTFEDKVVALYFYTGTKSPANLELFEELKLVYKELAQVKENFEVVLIYGREFANLSNWPSEELFWEEFKTMPWLALPFGDPNCKRLNRIFEISRNEQFANGGLVIFGPHAEYIELFASDILRLYKIPGYPFTRKRVAQLETEKVKELKLEMICDPNTVVRMKDRSQVPFSQVAGKRIILVLEFNERSGDKSLNANFLMMLKRLYRKAKGTADKFEVIRVLIGREESSMSNHITGRMPWFVSQASEWTLANLGSLIWHDKPLDQLSYFPVFAFDEDGKLVRKTRYPTIEDTCFPFSGCGLEEEALSQLNTCFEWNYWDYKGRSIYSHSDYKKRVNLSNFPFGRHY from the exons ATGCAGGGAGGAATACACAAGAGGATAGGAAAAGGCGCAGCCGACTATCAACATCTAACcttaaaacaaactttaagattTTTAGATTTGTTTGTGCAGAAGGGGATGAGGAGGAGTTTGGGAGTATTGTTTAGGTTACGAGGAACATCATCCTTAATTACTTCTCCGGCAACAGCAAACAGCAGCAATATGAGTAGAAACATCATGTCTGTGCCGACCTATCGCTTTGGAG AAAATGCTGCTAAATATATAGAAGAAGCACGCCTAAAAGGGGAGATTCCAAAATCTAATTGTAGGAATGCAGACCAGGATCCTGACAATCAATTCGTACAAAAAGGGGATACTATTGATCTTAATGACCTTCTCTTTACCAAAGAAAGGGATTACCTCATCAAAAATAACAATCAACAG gTCAAGGCTGAGCAGTTGGAAGGCAGGGTTATTGCTCTTTATTTTTTGCAATTGCCACACTGCAATTCTGATTATAACATTACAAAGTGGGATACGACATTTGTAATGGATGTATACAAAGATTTACGGCCATACAATAATTTTGAGGTCGTGTTGGTTCCCGTAAGTGGAAATAGCTCATTCAAATTTCCAAGTGAATTACATCCAGTTGGTCAGCAACATTTCGATATTCTCTTTTCTGACATGCCTTGGACTGCCATCCCATTTTCCGATGTGGCATCCAGAGAACTCTTGCAAAGAATCTTTGGTTTGTCCCGGCGACATATTACCTCACACTACATGCTTGCCATTGTTGATCCCAGTGGCAAGATTCTGCAGTGTGATGCTTGGAATCTTCTTTTCGAGTTTGGAGCCTCAAGTTATCCATTTAGTGACGAAAAGATAGAAAGTCTGAGAGAAGAAGATGTAGCTATCATTAAGCAACCTTCATTAAGAAAACTATTGGCTTCCCCCCAACGTGATTATGTCATTTCAAACAAAGGAGATCGG GTACCTATTTGTACTTTTGAAGATAAAGTTGTAGCCTTATATTTCTATACTGGTACAAAGTCTCCGGCGAATCTTGAGTTATTTGAAGAACTTAAGTTGGTTTATAAAGAACTTGCACAAGTCAAGGAAAATTTTGAGGTTGTGCTCATTTATGGCAGAGAGTTTGCAAACCTGTCTAATTGGCCAAGTGAAGAATTATTTTGGGAGGAGTTTAAGACTATGCCTTGGTTGGCGTTGCCGTTTGGAGACCCGAATTGTAAAAGGTTGAATCGGATTTTTGAAATTTCACGTAATGAGCAATTTGCAAATGGTGGCCTTGTAATTTTTGGGCCACATGCAGAATATATTGAACTATTTGCCTCCGACATCTTGCGCTTGTATAAGATTCCTGGATATCCATTCACCCGTAAACGAGTTGCACAATTGGAGACCGAAAAAGTAAAGGAACTAAAGTTGGAGATGATTTGTGATCCAAATACTGTTGTTAGAATGAAAGATAGGTCCCAG GTTCCTTTTAGTCAAGTTGCTGGGAAGAGAATCATACTTGTTCTGGAGTTCAATGAAAGAAGTGGTGACAAGTCCCTAAATGCCAATTttttaatgatgttaaaaagGCTGTATCGCAAGGCGAAGGGCACTGCTGATAAATTTGAAGTAATCCGTGTGTTGATAGGCAGGGAGGAATCTTCCATGAGTAACCATATCACTGGACGTATGCCTTGGTTCGTATCACAGGCAAGCGAGTGGACACTTGCCAATTTGGGCTCCTTAATCTGGCATGACAAGCCTCTTGATCAACTATCCTATTTTCCGGTATTTGCCTTTGATGAAGATGGGAAACTTGTAAGGAAAACAAGGTATCCTACAATTGAGGATACATGTTTCCCGTTTTCTGGATGTGGTTTAGAAGAGGAGGCCTTATCTCAATTAAATACTTGCTTCGAGTGGAACTACTGGGACTACAAGGGAAGGAGTATCTACTCACACAGCGACTACAAGAAAAGAGTTAACTTGTCAAACTTTCCATTTGGCCGGCACTATTGA